AAATAATTACATCAGTATCTTTTCCGTAGTCACTAATTAACTCCCGACACATACCACAAGGTGCGACAACCCAGCATTTTTCTATATCTTCGTGAGGATGAGGGTGAGCTACTGCTACAATAGTATCAAACTCGTGTTCACCTTCTGAAATGGACTTCCCGATTGCCATTGCTTCTCCACATACTGTAATTCTTCCAACGTTTGCTTCTACGTGAACAGCTGAAAAGATATTACCTGATGTGGTTCTAACCGCTGCACCAATGTGATGTCTTCCATACCTATAATTATTTTCAATAACTTTTTCTGCTTCTTTAATTAGTTCATAATCATTATTCTCAAGTGATCTTACTTTTAGCATAATTTTTCCCCCTGAAATATCTTTATAACTTTTCCCCCATTAGTTTAAATGCATTTCTTCACAAGCCCTGATTATTCATAACCTAATTTCAACATAAATAACCAAATCCCTTTGTAAAAAAAGGGGTCCAAATAACTTTATTAAGATTTAAAAGGGAAGAGGGAATTTTAAATTAAATTCCCTTTTGATTTTTTACTCTTCGGGAAAATATCTCTTAATTATTTCATTCGTTGTAGTCCCCTTTAGAACTAAACGAGAGACCAAAAAATATGCAGCTAAAATTCAGTTAGAAATCGATTCAAAGAGCATAAAAGCTCAATAGAATCATAAATTTGAAGAGGTCCAAAAAGACAGTTAGATTACTTAGTTAGCGATAAAGAAACAGAATGCCAAAAATATTATTCAACATTTTCTTGAATTAATTCAAACACAACCACCAAACCATACTTTTTTCCGCTTACTTGCTTATACTGAAGCAAGTAAAGGAGAGCTATTAGTTCTAAATTGATCTGATATTGATTTTATAGATAACTATAAATCGCTGCTCTTTAATAAAACGCTGTTTTTGGGCTCATAAGGGGGCTATTAGGATTGAGATGTACCTCTTCCACCAGCTGCCGTTCCCTTAGGTGAAATGTTTTCAATTTCCAGATAATCCTCCTGGGTTAGTTGAACTTGCAGAGCCCCTAGGTTTTCTCTTATTCTTTCCGCTTTTCTAGTGCCAGGGATTGGTACAATTTGATCCCCTTGACCAAGCAACCATGCCAAAGCAAGTTGAGCAGGGGAATAGCCTTTTTTACTAGCTAACTCTTGAATTTTAGTGACGACTTCTACGTTTTTGATAAAATTATCACCTTGAAACCGCTCATACTGACGTCGATAGTCATCCTCTGGTAAATCTTCAAATTTTTTAATCTGACCAGTTAAAAACCCCCGACCTAACGGGCTGTAAGGCACTAAACCTATTTCGAGTTCTTTTAATAATGGCAGAATCTCATCTTCTACTTCTCGGCTCCATAAAGAATATTCCGTTTCTACGGCTGATAGTGGATGAACCTTGTGCGCTCGTTTAATAATATCTGCAGGAGCTTCCGATAATCCAATATAACGGATTTTTCCTTCTTTAACTAGCTCGGATAAAGTGTCCACGGTTTCCTCAATGGCTGTATTAGGATCTAAACGATGCTGATAATAAAGATCTATATAATCTAATCCAAGGTTATACAAACTCGCATCCACTGATTTCTTAATGTATGCCCGATCACCCTTATAGCCTTGAGTATGTGTAATACCAAACTTTGTAGCGATAATTGCTTTCTCACGCCTATCCTTTAGCGCACGTCCAACTAATTTTTCGTTTACGCCAAATCGTTGCTCTGCATAATCACCATAAAGATCTGCTGTGTCAAACATGGTTACACCCATATCCAACGCTTCGTGAATGACACGTACGGATTCGTCGTCATTTGGCATGAGCATCGTACCAAGACCAAGTGCAGATACCTCTAATCCTTGTTTTCCAAGACTTCTTTTTGCAATGTTTTTATATGCCATTCTCTCGACCTCCATAAAAGTTATTGTATCTCTTTTGACTTATTGCTTTACGATTGAAGCAGGTATTTGTATGTCTGCAGGGCGAGTCACCCGTTCACCCATAATTGCAGTAAATTTTCGTGGCATAAATCGACTAGCTTGAGCGATCCAATAATTTTTGACGCCGTCTATGATGTAGCTCCGTTTTTTATCAATTCCTTTAAAACCAGCTTTCACGACCGATTCAGGAGTCCCATTAATTCCTCCTGGCATATTTTGTGTGCCGATAACATCGAAAAATTTCGTTTTTGTTGTTCCAGGGCACAGTGCCAAGACACTCACGCCAAGGTGTCTATTCTCTGCGAAAAGTGATTCGGTGAATGACAGAACAAATGCTTTTGTTGCTGCATAGGTAGCCATGTAAGGGATCGGTTGAAAAGAACTTAGCGAAGCAACATTAACAATAATCCCCGTCTTTTGTTGTTGCATGTATGGTAAGAACTGATGCGTCATACCAACAATCGTAGATATATTAAGGTTTATCATCTCTTGTTCCTGGTCGTTTCGGATCGTTTCAAAACGGCCATGAGTGCCAAATCCAGCATTGTTAATTAAAATATCAACGTTTAAATTGAGATCTTCAATTTGTTGTGCCAAAGATGCTACTGAATCCGCTTTCGATAAATCTGTTGGTAAAGGATATGTGCGAATTCGATAAGCACTGGATAACTCTATTGCCAATGCCTCTAACTTTTCTTTTGAGCGTGCCACTAAAATGACATCGCTCCCTTTAGACGCTAATTCCTTTGCGTATTGTTTTCCAATTCCGCCTGAGGCGCCCGTTACTAGTGCCACTTTTCCTTTGTAATCAAACAAATGAATGCCTCCTTTAAAAGTAAAGTTGAATAAACAAATATTAGAATGTTTATTCTAACAAAGAGTATAATACCTTTGGAAATAATGCAAGAGAAAACTTTCGACATCGTAGAAAATTACCGTTTTAAGCAATTTTATTAGTTTTTAAATAAAAACACTTAAATTGACTAATCTCTTGTTTGTGATAAAATATAGAATATACATTCCGATAAGAGGTGCAAAATGGGAAAACGAGAAGATATATTAACTGCAACATTAGATTTAATAACAGAAGAAGGTTTACAATCAGTGACATTTTCAAAAATCTTCACGAAAGCAAATGTTGGTTCAAGCACGTTCTATCATTATTTTAGTAATAAGGAGGACGTAGTGAGTGAGGTTTTTGTTAACGCACGGACGCATATGGGTGAATACATCCTAAAAGAGTATGATGATACTTTAACAACATACGAAAAAATGAAGGCAATATTGTTTAATATGGCCGAATTTGGATTTAGTCACCCTCAAGAAATGTTATTGATAGATAATTATTGTGATTCTCCTTTTATACCAGAAGAGATAAGAAAACAGCCGGTTCCTGCGGATGAAATTATCTTACAAATTATCGTAGAAGGGCAGAAGCACGGCATCGTACGTGACATGGATCCAATTTTTAGTTGTCATATTGTGATTGGCATTATCACATCGGTAATAAAAGGAGACTTAACGGGGAAATTTCGCCTGGATGAAAATAAAATTAAACAGACGGTTGAGATCTGTTGGAAGGCAATTAAAGTTTAACCTATAAAAAAGGGCATCCATGTATCTGACTTTATCAAGGATGATCTCGCTTATGATAAAGAAAAAGGAGAAGTGCTATGCCCTTTTTTGTAATGGCATGAATGTGAATAGCGAAAGTTGTCCCCAAGTGATTTACAGACGCTTGGCGGTTTTGTTCTCTCTACATTTTTCGTATTGTCCAATTTTCAAAAATAAGAGTCTCATTTAACATATTTAATCCCTTGACATAGAGTGTGCTCTAGCTGATAAGCTTAATTAAATTTAAATAGAAGAGTCAATTTCATCATTCTTCTTTCATTACAAAACTGGCCATTACAGCTCTTTTGTACCTTAGCAAAGTATTGAGCAACCCCTTCGCTGTAAAAGTAGAACCCCATAAAGGCTTGTTTGTCTTCAGTTAATGGAGGTTTTGCTTCCTTAAGGATTCACCTACTGTCATTACAAGTTAACTAATTATTCACGCTCGATTTCACTTAATTAATTAACGAAAATGACTCGGTTATTTTTAGTATTTCTCATGATGAAATTGATTCAGAAAGGAGGATGGCGTTTGAAAATTGGCCAACTCGCCAAAGAGACTGGATTATCAATTCACACACTTCGCTACTATGAAAAAGAGGGTATTCTCCCACCGGTTAAGCGTAATGAAAAGGGTATTCGCATTTATGATTACGAAGACGTTGAATGGATCAAATTTGCCCGTTGCCTTCGTGAGGCTGGAATGGGAATTACAGAAATGAAGAAATTTGCTCAATTAACCCAACAGGGGGAAAAATCAAAAAACGAGCGGATAAATCTGCTTAGACAACGAAACACTCACCTTCAAAATCAGATAAAAGAATTAACGCGCTACATGGAACTTATAAATCGCAAAATTGACCTATATTCTTTATCAACAGAAGATTAAAGAGGAGGGACTAATAATGAAAACGATATTGATTACTGGTACATCAGCAGGAATTGGAAGAGCTACAGCCTTACATTTTGCACAAAAAGGGTGGCATGTCATTGCAACGATGCGTTCTCCTGAAAAAGAGAAAGAGCTTACTAAGATTGAGAATATTTTTGTCACCGAGCTGGACGTTGAAATGAAAGAATCAATTGACAAAGCGATTGAGCAAGGAATTAAGACATTCGGTAATATTGATGTCATTGTAAACAATGCGGGATACAGCGCATTTGGAATATTCGAAGCTGCAACAGAAGAACAAATTCAAAGACAGTTTGACGTCAATGTTTTTGGTTTGATGCGAGTAACAAAAGCGATCCTCCCCCACTTCAGAAAAAATCATCAGGGCCTCATTATTAACATTACCTCTGAGGGAGGCAGAATTACCCTTCCACTGTTTTCACTTTACCATGCTACCAAATTTGCCATAAACGGATTTACGGAATCTTTAATGTACGAACTAGCTCCTCAAAATATTCGGGTAAAGATTATAGAACCAGGACCAACAAGAACTGAGTTTACAGGCAGGTCTATGGATACGCTTCAGAGTAATCAGCTGACCGAATATAGTGATTTCGAGCAAAAAGTCGGATCAGTTTATGAAAGCTTATTTGACCTTCAAGAAGTCCCACCTCCGAATATTGTTGCTGACTTGATTTACAAGGCAGCAAGTGATCCAACCAATCAACTGAGATACAATACTGGCTCAGATTTATTAATGGAACGTGAGGAAATGAAAGATGATGAATTTATAAATAAAATGAGTAAAAGATTTAATATTGAAATTCCGTAATTTTTCAAGCAAAAGCTAATACTCCGATTACATTTATTGGTACCAAGAAGAAAAGCGTACAGCTTTAACAAATCATCTTAATAGATAATTTACCTTTTTCCAATAAGTTTCTCTTTTTATTACGTAACTTTTACATTTCAAGGTGAATTACCTTTCTTCCTTATTCAAGAATATGGCCCTACTCATTAGGAAAGAGCGTAATTCTTTTTTTAGAAATACGCCCGATCGTAATATAAGGTCAGCCAGTTTTTTCTGGTTGACCTTTTGTTGCATAATAATTAAACAGATGCTGTATATTCGTTCTTTCCGAAAATTCAGGGACGTTTTCTTCTCTAAAGAGTTCTTTCTTGGTAAGGTGTGCCTTTCCCAAGCTCACAGTACTGCTTCAAGCTCAGCAAAAACATCGCCCAGTTGTAATTGCAAAACTTGTAACATGACGTAATTTCCTTCCACTGGGCATGGCTAAAATCAACCTTTGTGGTACCGTTAGATTCAGTTAATTCAAATGTGATCGTAGTCCCGATCCATTCCAGATCGGCATCAGCGTCCACGCATTCCCAGCTGACTCGCTTGTCCGGAACAAGCTCAATAACTTTCATTTTGGCTGTATCATTAGGACCAAAGCGAAACTCATTCACCTTTCCAACGACCGCTTCCACTTTCAGATCCTTTGTCCATACTTCAGACAAACCTTCCTTCGTTGTTAATGCTAAGTATACTTGATGGGCTGGTGTGTTTATTTTTTGCAATTGCTCAATACTTTCCATACGATTCAACCCCTCTTTCATATTATAATCCCTTTAAAATAACTAAAACTATACATTCGGTGAAAGTGTAACATATTTTAAGAGGCATGATTTATTAAATATTGCTATTAAGGCGATTTCATTATTCCACCAATGAATGCTTAATCGACTATATACCGAAGTCATACCGTTCAAGTATATCATTGTCTTGTCCGAGATTTTTCTTATAGTATGTTTCTATATTCACTTCCCAGTGCGGCAGTTAAAGGAGCTTAAAAAGTTGCCAAGTTTGCGAAGAATGCAGATAATGTTGGGGGTGTTGTCAAGACAACAAGTAATTTAAACAGAAAAGGAACACTAACAAAAGTTAAAGACTTGGCAGACCTCCCTCGTTCACAACAGCTTACTCGGCAATGGCGGGTAGGAGATGATATTACTAAAAAAGGATATGAGTCTAAAAATTATAATTATAGTACAAATAAGACGCATCATGGGCGTTACTATGATACGATACACCTCATGGTAAAAAAGTAGTAGTCGAGCATACAAATGACAAAATAGCTCATACACATGCTGGAAGACCCCATCCAGATGAAAATCAATGCAGGACAGAAAGCCGCAATGAAGAAATTAGGAGATAATTATAATTTAAATACTGCACCTGCAATTGATGTTCCAAAGAAGGTGGGGTACACCATTAAAGGACCTTATGGAATAATTTCAAGAAGTACAAAAGGAATAGATAATCCTAGACAGTTATTGGCTATAGATACTAGGGAGCTTAGAAGAGTCTATGATGACATACCAAAATTCTTCTTTAAAAGAACTTATTGAATTAAACAAAAAAATGTATCCAAAAATGAGGAAATAAAATGAATGATATTTTCGTTAAATCACTTTATGAGTCTATTGTTAAAGAGAATCTTCAACTGTACAAAGACACGTATGAAACAACAAATGTTACTTCTAAAACAGATGATTATTGGAGAAAAGCTATTGGTCTTTACGATAGTTTAACAGATGAAAATAAAGAGGCATTAATGAAGATAATTGAACAAACGATGATTGATAGTATTTCAAAGATGCTAGGGGTAATTGATGGCAGTTCGACTTTGGAAAATTGTTCGTTAGAACCTAAATTACTGCTTGATTCTAAAGATACAGAAGGGGAGCTCCAAGACTCGTTTTTAGAATTCATAGAAGAAATAGATAGTGATAAATAAATGGATTTTTTATTATAGAGGTCTTCATAATGAGCACATTTTAAATATTTAAATAGTTGAATTGAATTCGATTACCTTGATTGGCTTTATACCTTTCAAGGTTTATTTGTGATATTTGGGAACATGGTACTGATGATATGAAAAAAGTTATGGAGGTGATTAGTTAAGAAAGAGCAGTGGTTTAGGTGGTAGTGTTGTATCGAATCATATTTTAAAAGGTGTAGGTAAAATAAAATGGTGCATTAAAGAAGCCCCTGCGGACGACCTTGATAATGGATGGAGGTTTTTGTCTGATAGCGATACAGAGGAATTTCTTGCAGATGCATCAAATATGTCCATTTGTGACTGGGGAATTGTTGTTGAAATTGAGCCTGCAATTATGAGTATTTTTGATATGCCAGTTGGCACAGATATCACTTTAATAAGAGAAAACAATAAAATGTATTTTGTTCATACTGATTCGGGAGAAGAAGTCATTTTATAAAAAGATGGTCATTAAACCGAGAAATTAAAAAACCTCCCTGCTCCATAAGAGCAAAGAGGGCTGAACCTTTTGATATAAGGTTTATTAACGTTTTGAGAACTGAGGTGCACGACGTGCTGCTTTAAGACCGTATTTCTTACGCTCTTTCATACGTGCGTCACGTGTTAGGAAGCCTGCTTTTTTAAGTGGCTGA
The DNA window shown above is from Salipaludibacillus agaradhaerens and carries:
- a CDS encoding cytidine deaminase is translated as MLKVRSLENNDYELIKEAEKVIENNYRYGRHHIGAAVRTTSGNIFSAVHVEANVGRITVCGEAMAIGKSISEGEHEFDTIVAVAHPHPHEDIEKCWVVAPCGMCRELISDYGKDTDVIIFYNGELVKCNAIDLLPEKYTSDIE
- a CDS encoding TetR/AcrR family transcriptional regulator, whose translation is MGKREDILTATLDLITEEGLQSVTFSKIFTKANVGSSTFYHYFSNKEDVVSEVFVNARTHMGEYILKEYDDTLTTYEKMKAILFNMAEFGFSHPQEMLLIDNYCDSPFIPEEIRKQPVPADEIILQIIVEGQKHGIVRDMDPIFSCHIVIGIITSVIKGDLTGKFRLDENKIKQTVEICWKAIKV
- a CDS encoding aldo/keto reductase, with amino-acid sequence MAYKNIAKRSLGKQGLEVSALGLGTMLMPNDDESVRVIHEALDMGVTMFDTADLYGDYAEQRFGVNEKLVGRALKDRREKAIIATKFGITHTQGYKGDRAYIKKSVDASLYNLGLDYIDLYYQHRLDPNTAIEETVDTLSELVKEGKIRYIGLSEAPADIIKRAHKVHPLSAVETEYSLWSREVEDEILPLLKELEIGLVPYSPLGRGFLTGQIKKFEDLPEDDYRRQYERFQGDNFIKNVEVVTKIQELASKKGYSPAQLALAWLLGQGDQIVPIPGTRKAERIRENLGALQVQLTQEDYLEIENISPKGTAAGGRGTSQS
- a CDS encoding transposase, coding for MNDIFVKSLYESIVKENLQLYKDTYETTNVTSKTDDYWRKAIGLYDSLTDENKEALMKIIEQTMIDSISKMLGVIDGSSTLENCSLEPKLLLDSKDTEGELQDSFLEFIEEIDSDK
- a CDS encoding SRPBCC family protein — translated: MESIEQLQKINTPAHQVYLALTTKEGLSEVWTKDLKVEAVVGKVNEFRFGPNDTAKMKVIELVPDKRVSWECVDADADLEWIGTTITFELTESNGTTKVDFSHAQWKEITSCYKFCNYNWAMFLLSLKQYCELGKGTPYQERTL
- a CDS encoding SDR family oxidoreductase; the encoded protein is MKTILITGTSAGIGRATALHFAQKGWHVIATMRSPEKEKELTKIENIFVTELDVEMKESIDKAIEQGIKTFGNIDVIVNNAGYSAFGIFEAATEEQIQRQFDVNVFGLMRVTKAILPHFRKNHQGLIINITSEGGRITLPLFSLYHATKFAINGFTESLMYELAPQNIRVKIIEPGPTRTEFTGRSMDTLQSNQLTEYSDFEQKVGSVYESLFDLQEVPPPNIVADLIYKAASDPTNQLRYNTGSDLLMEREEMKDDEFINKMSKRFNIEIP
- a CDS encoding SDR family NAD(P)-dependent oxidoreductase; this encodes MFDYKGKVALVTGASGGIGKQYAKELASKGSDVILVARSKEKLEALAIELSSAYRIRTYPLPTDLSKADSVASLAQQIEDLNLNVDILINNAGFGTHGRFETIRNDQEQEMINLNISTIVGMTHQFLPYMQQQKTGIIVNVASLSSFQPIPYMATYAATKAFVLSFTESLFAENRHLGVSVLALCPGTTKTKFFDVIGTQNMPGGINGTPESVVKAGFKGIDKKRSYIIDGVKNYWIAQASRFMPRKFTAIMGERVTRPADIQIPASIVKQ
- a CDS encoding MerR family transcriptional regulator, whose amino-acid sequence is MKIGQLAKETGLSIHTLRYYEKEGILPPVKRNEKGIRIYDYEDVEWIKFARCLREAGMGITEMKKFAQLTQQGEKSKNERINLLRQRNTHLQNQIKELTRYMELINRKIDLYSLSTED